A window from Nocardioides mesophilus encodes these proteins:
- a CDS encoding AfsR/SARP family transcriptional regulator: MRVSVLGAVEARSDSGPVDLGTPKQRALLTALALSRGRPVPADSLADLLWDGAPPAQAATTLQGYVAGLRRALEPDRPARAPATILVTRGAGYALEVTAEDLDASRFDAAVATAHQRLAARSDPLDQAGLEALLDELDATLALWRGRPYADLEEAAAAVAERARLEELRLVALEDRAVAGLALGRHATVAAELESLTTHHPLRERLWALRALALTRSGRQADALEVLRRVRTLLADELGLEPGAELRDLQAAVLRQDPALDWTPPPAAPRLVSAQSPAADTATPTPDRQTPATQTPAAGTAAGSGPRASQPGPPPLPTWPMVGRRAELDALVGLLDRAEGGVPAFAAVVGEPGIGKSRLLAELSARASARGATVLLGRCSQDDGAPPLWPWAGVLRGLDRPLPTAEHDDESSRFRTWDDIVAALRSEAADQTLLVLLDDLHWADVSSLRVLGLLLESLDAGRLLVVTTWRDRPAPSGALGAVAEQLSRRHALRLQLHGLGAEDVTRVVEAVAEQRPSPDQADALRHRTDGNPFFLVEYARLAGRDGDLAALLDEPDPPHAVTDVVARRLDRLPGPTRAALAVASVVGRAFDLATLVAATGTGEDELLDALDDAVGAGLVREDGVGAFRFAHALVRDTVEATTSPTRRARWHARVAEALEGVPGREGEVARHWHAAGPGHVARAWRAGLRAGKAALRVHAYDEATALLLPALEALGADPQATPAEEYGVLVELAAAHRGNGNWIDLRPVVHRALAAADRAGDEAAYARAALLTSSDALWQAAHHGKVDPVLVAALRRSLDRLPTGDDELRCRAMLALAGELYYGVAAAEREALAGEAVAMARRIGDPALLMSACCNAFVSTWRPATTDSRAALAREALDIAVRLGDAHALTFVRTVCAVSAAELGDTKALATMASLAREGAEQQRNVYALVVLDSLEIPWLVMRGEQQRAEELLAHMVTIGQKMGLAQQDDAVSGAVFSLLLWRGEHEQVVARLAEVVEEQVLPVAAALLAMLTRAGRLEEARALLSAGELDLGPDTWFALLPWSFAAEVALALDEPRLAATAYRLLAPHAGRMACAGSGVALGPVDAYLALAARALGETALATRHADAAVERCRAWRIPLAESWFTGQRERWDF; the protein is encoded by the coding sequence GTGCGGGTGAGTGTCCTGGGGGCGGTCGAGGCCCGGTCCGACAGCGGCCCGGTGGACCTCGGCACGCCGAAGCAGCGGGCCCTGCTGACCGCGCTCGCGCTCAGCCGGGGCCGTCCGGTGCCGGCGGACTCGCTCGCCGACCTGCTCTGGGACGGCGCCCCGCCGGCGCAGGCGGCCACCACCTTGCAGGGGTACGTCGCCGGGCTGCGCCGTGCCCTCGAGCCGGACCGGCCGGCCCGGGCGCCGGCGACGATCCTGGTCACCCGCGGCGCGGGCTACGCGCTGGAGGTCACCGCTGAGGACCTCGACGCGAGCCGCTTCGACGCCGCCGTGGCGACCGCCCACCAGCGGCTGGCCGCCCGCTCCGACCCGCTGGACCAGGCCGGGCTCGAGGCGCTCCTCGACGAGCTGGACGCGACCCTGGCCCTGTGGCGCGGCCGGCCCTACGCCGACCTGGAGGAGGCAGCCGCCGCAGTGGCCGAGCGGGCGCGGCTGGAGGAGCTGCGGCTGGTCGCGCTGGAGGACCGGGCCGTGGCCGGCCTGGCCCTCGGTCGGCACGCGACGGTGGCCGCCGAGCTCGAGTCGCTGACGACCCACCATCCCCTGCGCGAGCGGCTGTGGGCGCTGCGGGCCCTGGCGCTGACCCGCTCCGGACGGCAGGCGGACGCCCTGGAGGTGCTGCGCCGGGTCCGCACCCTGCTCGCCGACGAGCTCGGCCTCGAGCCCGGCGCCGAGCTGCGCGACCTGCAGGCGGCCGTGCTCCGCCAGGACCCCGCCCTGGACTGGACCCCGCCGCCCGCCGCCCCCCGGCTCGTCTCGGCCCAGAGCCCCGCAGCCGACACCGCGACCCCGACCCCCGACAGGCAGACCCCCGCGACCCAGACCCCGGCGGCCGGCACCGCGGCCGGCTCCGGTCCGCGGGCGTCGCAGCCGGGGCCACCGCCGCTGCCGACCTGGCCGATGGTGGGGCGCCGCGCGGAGCTCGACGCGCTGGTCGGCCTGCTGGACCGCGCCGAGGGCGGCGTACCCGCTTTCGCCGCGGTGGTCGGAGAGCCGGGCATCGGCAAGAGCCGGTTGCTGGCCGAGCTCTCGGCACGCGCCTCCGCACGCGGGGCCACCGTGCTGCTCGGCCGCTGCTCGCAGGACGACGGCGCCCCACCGCTCTGGCCCTGGGCCGGCGTGCTGCGAGGTCTGGACCGGCCGCTGCCGACCGCAGAGCACGACGACGAGAGCAGCCGGTTCCGGACCTGGGACGACATCGTCGCCGCCCTCCGCAGCGAGGCCGCCGACCAGACGCTGCTGGTGCTGCTCGACGACCTGCACTGGGCCGACGTCTCCTCGCTCCGGGTGCTCGGGCTGCTGCTGGAGTCCCTGGACGCCGGGCGGCTGCTGGTGGTGACCACGTGGCGTGACCGGCCGGCACCGTCCGGGGCGCTCGGGGCGGTCGCCGAGCAGCTCTCGCGCCGCCACGCGCTGCGGCTGCAGCTGCACGGGCTGGGCGCCGAGGACGTGACCCGGGTCGTGGAGGCGGTGGCCGAGCAGCGCCCCTCCCCCGACCAGGCCGACGCGCTGCGCCACCGCACCGACGGCAACCCGTTCTTCCTCGTCGAGTACGCCCGGCTGGCCGGACGCGACGGCGACCTCGCGGCGCTGCTGGACGAGCCGGACCCGCCGCACGCGGTCACCGACGTCGTGGCCCGGCGGCTGGACCGGCTGCCGGGACCGACCCGGGCCGCGCTCGCCGTCGCCTCGGTGGTGGGCCGCGCCTTCGACCTGGCCACCCTGGTCGCCGCGACCGGGACCGGGGAGGACGAGCTGCTCGACGCGCTCGACGACGCGGTCGGCGCCGGCCTGGTCCGCGAGGACGGCGTCGGGGCGTTCCGGTTCGCGCACGCGCTGGTGCGTGACACCGTCGAGGCGACGACCTCGCCGACCCGGCGGGCCCGCTGGCACGCCCGGGTGGCCGAGGCCCTCGAGGGGGTCCCCGGCCGTGAGGGAGAGGTCGCCCGGCACTGGCACGCGGCCGGTCCGGGGCACGTCGCCCGGGCCTGGCGGGCCGGGCTCCGGGCGGGGAAGGCGGCGCTGCGGGTGCACGCCTACGACGAGGCGACCGCGCTGCTGCTGCCCGCCCTCGAGGCGCTCGGTGCGGACCCGCAGGCGACCCCCGCCGAGGAGTACGGCGTCCTGGTGGAGCTGGCCGCGGCGCACCGGGGCAACGGGAACTGGATCGACCTGCGGCCGGTGGTGCACCGGGCGCTCGCCGCCGCGGACCGGGCCGGCGACGAGGCGGCGTACGCCCGGGCTGCCCTGCTCACCAGCAGTGACGCGCTCTGGCAGGCGGCCCACCACGGCAAGGTGGACCCGGTCCTGGTGGCGGCCCTGCGGCGGTCGCTGGACCGGCTGCCGACCGGGGACGACGAGCTGCGCTGCCGGGCGATGCTGGCGCTGGCCGGCGAGCTCTACTACGGCGTCGCCGCCGCCGAGCGCGAGGCGCTGGCCGGGGAGGCGGTGGCGATGGCCCGCCGGATCGGGGACCCGGCCCTGCTGATGAGCGCCTGCTGCAACGCGTTCGTGAGCACCTGGCGGCCCGCGACGACGGACTCGCGGGCGGCTCTCGCCCGCGAGGCGCTCGACATCGCCGTGAGGCTCGGCGACGCGCACGCGCTCACCTTCGTCCGGACCGTCTGCGCGGTGTCGGCCGCCGAGCTCGGCGACACCAAGGCGCTGGCGACGATGGCCTCGCTGGCCCGCGAGGGTGCCGAGCAGCAGCGCAACGTCTACGCCCTGGTGGTCCTCGACAGCCTGGAGATCCCGTGGCTGGTCATGCGCGGCGAGCAGCAGCGCGCCGAGGAGCTGCTCGCGCACATGGTCACCATCGGCCAGAAGATGGGGCTGGCCCAGCAGGACGACGCGGTGTCCGGGGCGGTCTTCTCCCTCCTGCTGTGGCGCGGTGAGCACGAGCAGGTCGTCGCCCGGCTGGCCGAGGTGGTCGAGGAGCAGGTGCTCCCCGTGGCGGCCGCGCTGCTGGCCATGCTGACCCGGGCCGGCCGGCTCGAGGAGGCCCGCGCCCTGCTCTCCGCCGGTGAGCTCGACCTGGGGCCGGACACGTGGTTCGCGCTGCTCCCCTGGTCCTTCGCCGCCGAGGTCGCGCTCGCGCTCGACGAGCCACGGCTGGCGGCCACGGCCTACCGGCTGCTGGCCCCGCACGCGGGCCGGATGGCCTGCGCGGGCTCCGGGGTG